A portion of the Myxococcales bacterium genome contains these proteins:
- a CDS encoding sel1 repeat family protein: MNLPLSSGKLGTEVQSGRSIDLALVLVGRRSTLVGSVERKALTGNCEGATHFVHSASVGAFSMATGSAGKAAVVGELFSVGASAKSEASRKAVTTDGSLDACRKSDPDAPSPPAECRAPLRVELLPIEADAAAPASGTKKAEAAREAKAVENPCPAGFQFADGICTKTPSQAFLCNPKDRDECKAQCEKGNAESCYNFALGLKKDKAAVPFHKKACEGGVGDACGFLVGDDPQEAIRFAKMGCDLGSGFSCSMMAIAYDNKNDAKGAFRANERACALGEALACKDASLALIEGAGTKKDIARGLELMARTCQGGPPDWRAAICVDLAEMLSSGDNGVPKDPARAIALAKKACEADGSVCSGALDIAVAQKSDADAFAMATRGCADATDIDMCLKLGDFYAKGVGTKADAARAKELWEKNCKDGNEDACARLGKKPAPTSSGDTAAPPPPAAGKKSGGKGPKKKK, encoded by the coding sequence GTGAACCTCCCGCTCAGCAGCGGAAAGCTTGGCACCGAGGTGCAGAGCGGACGGAGCATCGACCTCGCGCTCGTCCTTGTCGGGCGCCGCTCGACGCTCGTCGGGAGCGTCGAAAGGAAGGCGCTTACCGGCAACTGCGAGGGCGCGACGCACTTTGTGCACAGTGCATCCGTCGGCGCCTTCTCCATGGCCACCGGCTCGGCCGGGAAGGCGGCGGTGGTCGGCGAGCTCTTCTCCGTGGGCGCGTCGGCCAAGAGCGAGGCGTCCCGCAAGGCCGTCACGACCGATGGCTCTCTCGACGCGTGTCGTAAGTCGGATCCGGACGCGCCATCCCCACCGGCCGAGTGTCGAGCGCCGCTCCGCGTTGAGCTCTTGCCCATCGAGGCAGACGCAGCGGCGCCCGCCTCGGGCACCAAGAAGGCCGAGGCCGCGCGTGAGGCGAAGGCCGTTGAGAACCCGTGCCCCGCCGGCTTTCAATTCGCCGATGGCATCTGCACCAAGACGCCTTCGCAGGCGTTCTTGTGCAATCCGAAAGATCGCGACGAGTGCAAGGCCCAATGCGAAAAGGGGAACGCCGAGTCCTGCTACAACTTCGCGCTCGGCCTGAAGAAGGACAAGGCGGCCGTTCCCTTCCACAAGAAGGCCTGCGAAGGCGGCGTCGGCGACGCATGTGGCTTTCTCGTTGGCGACGATCCCCAGGAGGCGATTCGCTTCGCCAAAATGGGCTGCGATCTCGGAAGCGGCTTCTCGTGCTCGATGATGGCGATCGCCTACGACAACAAGAACGACGCGAAGGGCGCCTTCCGAGCCAACGAGCGCGCCTGCGCCCTCGGCGAGGCCTTGGCGTGCAAGGACGCCAGCCTGGCCCTCATCGAGGGCGCGGGGACCAAGAAGGACATCGCGCGCGGCCTCGAGCTGATGGCGCGCACGTGCCAAGGCGGTCCGCCCGACTGGCGCGCCGCCATCTGCGTCGACCTGGCGGAGATGTTGTCCTCGGGGGACAACGGCGTGCCGAAAGATCCGGCGCGGGCCATCGCGCTGGCGAAGAAGGCTTGCGAAGCCGACGGCTCCGTCTGCTCCGGCGCCCTCGACATCGCTGTGGCTCAGAAGAGTGACGCCGACGCCTTCGCCATGGCGACCCGCGGCTGCGCCGATGCGACCGACATCGACATGTGCCTCAAGCTCGGCGACTTCTACGCGAAGGGAGTCGGCACCAAGGCCGATGCGGCGCGCGCGAAAGAGCTGTGGGAGAAGAACTGCAAAGACGGCAACGAAGACGCGTGCGCGCGGCTAGGAAAGAAGCCCGCGCCGACCTCGTCTGGCGACACCGCCGCCCCGCCGCCCCCGGCAGCGGGGAAGAAGAGCGGCGGCAAGGGGCCCAAGAAGAAGAAGTAA